From Cydia strobilella chromosome 4, ilCydStro3.1, whole genome shotgun sequence, the proteins below share one genomic window:
- the LOC134741108 gene encoding CKLF-like MARVEL transmembrane domain-containing protein 4 yields MYDVYANNPQSQPTTPPAPEKVLRFDRGYISSLPGILKGVQLLCNLIGFICIKVSNIWISSIPYNLLYWICMVITTFLLLSYSFHMVEKYDRWPWLKLEFFYCCVVVMIYIILAIIATVIGEGGYAVGFFGFCAIIAYGFDGFLKYKAWKRGLPPQ; encoded by the exons ATGTACGATGTGTACGCAAACAACCCACAGAGCCAGCCAACCACCCCACCGGCCCCGGAGAAGGTGCTGCGCTTTGACCGCGGGTACATCTCCTCCCTGCCTGGCATTCTCAAAGGAGTCCAGTTG TTATGTAACCTGATCGGTTTCATCTGCATCAAAGTGTCAAATATCTGGATCTCATCGATCCCCTACAACCTGCTGTACTGGATCTGCATGGTTATCACCACGTTCCTGCTGCTGTCATACTCATTCCACATGGTAGAGAAGTACGACCGCTGGCCGTGGCTCAAGCTGGAGTTCTTCTACTGTTGTGTGGTGGTGATGATTTACATCATCCTGGCGATTATTGCCACAGTGATCGGCGAGGGCGGGTATGCCGTAGGG TTCTTCGGGTTCTGCGCGATCATCGCGTACGGCTTCGACGGCTTCCTCAAGTACAAGGCGTGGAAGCGCGGTCTCCCGCCGCAGTAG